From Cherax quadricarinatus isolate ZL_2023a chromosome 69, ASM3850222v1, whole genome shotgun sequence, the proteins below share one genomic window:
- the LOC138854781 gene encoding uncharacterized protein: MMYIAYVRSLIDYAAPMLILARESSLRPLELMQNEALRIILGCPRSTKVLNMRKELGISSISDRIVEINTVLGIRMLRNEPDTVTVNLTKCLEVNTHRSKWIVKTCNCIKFYNLHELYHCRQQEHFTPPWKMCSFNITYLQVPPKKLIASNPFLKSLVRATAQEEISHLAGSNKLSQVIYTDGSKQESSGRAASALVATSLVKNDNKFVELGIRINNWASTLQTELFAILMALKLTYDTELDSIIITDSMSSLKALGSYNDSSNMLIGEARYRYSKIRDKGINVQLLWIPSHIGLLLHDKVDMLAKKSIEKENVEYNFGF, translated from the coding sequence atgatgtacatagcctatgttaggtccttaattgattatgctgctcccatgttgatattagctagagaaagttctctccgacccttggagttaatgcaaaatgaagctctcaggattattcttggctgtcccagatctacaaaagttcttaacatgaggaaggagcttggtatttctagtatcagtgataggattgttgaaattaacactgtactcggtattagaatgttgagaaacgaaccagacactgtcacagtgaatcttaccaagtgtctagaggtaaatacacacaggtctaaatggattgtgaaaacgtgcaattgcattaagttttataacctgcatgaactgtatcactgtaggcaacaagagcatttcacccctccatggaagatgtgttcatttaatatcacatacctacaagtccctcccaagaagctcattgctagtaatcccttccttaaatctcttgttagagcaactgctcaagaagaaatttctcacctagctggtagtaacaagttatcacaagttatatacactgatggatctaaacaggagtcttctggcagggctgcatctgctcttgttgccacctccctagttaagaacgataataaatttgttgagttaggcataagaattaacaactgggcgtctacactgcaaactgaactgtttgcaatcctaatggcgctaaagctaacctatgacactgagcttgactctatcatcattactgattctatgtcatcattgaaggctcttggctcatataatgactccagcaacatgctcattggggaagccaggtatagatactcaaaaattagggacaaaggaattaatgtacaattgctatggatcccatcacacattggattactccttcatgataaagttgatatgttagccaagaagagtatcgagaaggagaatgtagaatataactttg